Proteins encoded by one window of Akkermansia muciniphila ATCC BAA-835:
- the argC gene encoding N-acetyl-gamma-glutamyl-phosphate reductase, which produces MKQVQVAVVGASGYTGQELLRILLNHRGVKLVCATSRQYAGQPLWEVFPRFRQVPGSGLKFTDSDVEAIAATGAEVAFLALPHGVAASYARGLVDRGVRVIDLSADFRLDSPDVYEEYYGNPHPDTALMQEAVYGLPEWRREEIARARIVASPGCYPTSILLPLIPLFRAGMLEPEDVVACSGSGVSGAGRKASIPLLFCECNESFHAYGVPKHRHLSEIEQELSHAAGETVVMSFTPHLIPVNTGICSTITAKVKKGADPESVGRLLEEAYAAAPFVRLLGRNQPADTKNVTRTNCVDIGWAYDPRTNRVILMSAEDNVVKGAGGQAVQSFNIMCGFDETEGLWVL; this is translated from the coding sequence ATGAAGCAAGTTCAAGTTGCAGTCGTCGGGGCCAGTGGCTACACCGGGCAGGAATTGTTGCGCATCCTGCTGAACCATCGCGGGGTGAAGCTGGTGTGCGCTACTTCCCGCCAGTATGCCGGGCAGCCGTTGTGGGAGGTTTTTCCCCGTTTTCGTCAGGTTCCGGGTTCCGGCCTGAAGTTTACGGATTCCGATGTGGAGGCGATTGCCGCCACTGGGGCGGAGGTCGCTTTTCTGGCCCTGCCTCATGGCGTGGCTGCTTCCTATGCCCGCGGCCTGGTGGACAGGGGCGTGCGCGTGATTGACCTGAGCGCGGATTTTCGCCTGGACAGCCCGGATGTGTACGAAGAGTATTACGGGAACCCCCACCCGGATACGGCCCTGATGCAGGAAGCCGTGTACGGTTTGCCGGAGTGGCGCCGGGAGGAGATTGCCCGGGCGCGCATTGTGGCTTCCCCCGGCTGCTATCCCACCAGCATTCTTCTGCCTCTCATTCCCTTGTTCAGGGCGGGCATGCTGGAGCCGGAGGACGTGGTGGCCTGTTCCGGCAGCGGCGTGAGCGGAGCAGGGCGCAAGGCATCCATTCCGCTGCTGTTCTGCGAGTGCAATGAGAGTTTTCATGCTTACGGAGTACCGAAACACCGCCATTTGAGCGAAATTGAGCAGGAGCTTTCCCATGCCGCCGGGGAAACGGTGGTGATGTCCTTCACCCCCCATTTGATTCCCGTTAATACGGGTATTTGCTCCACGATTACGGCCAAAGTGAAAAAAGGGGCGGACCCCGAGTCCGTCGGCCGCCTGCTGGAAGAAGCCTATGCTGCGGCCCCGTTCGTCCGCCTTCTGGGGCGTAACCAGCCTGCGGATACCAAGAATGTAACACGGACGAACTGCGTGGATATTGGCTGGGCTTATGATCCCCGCACGAACCGCGTGATTCTGATGAGCGCAGAGGATAATGTGGTGAAGGGCGCGGGTGGGCAGGCCGTTCAGTCCTTCAATATCATGTGCGGATTTGATGAAACGGAAGGCTTGTGGGTTCTGTAG
- the argJ gene encoding bifunctional glutamate N-acetyltransferase/amino-acid acetyltransferase ArgJ yields the protein MNDSSYIPVDGGVCAPQGFLGSAVSCGIKKPTATRLDLALIYSTEPCVSAGTFTTNRVQAACVKVSREHLRKGNIRAIVANSGNANACTGTRGVEDARGECRSVAELLGLEPAEVAVCSTGVIGLPMPMMRIYPKFPELAEGLSRDKGHEVAQAVMTSDTKEKIIAIEFVVQGKPVRIGACCKGAGMINPCMATMLCFITTDAGVSRDVLELCVQSGVKSSFNCITIDGDMSTNDTVLVMANGASGVKLETPEDIYAFQQALAHVMLELAKHIVQDGERVTKFVTVHVTGGRTEDEAKKAAEAVAKSSLVKSSWNGNDPNWGRIIHAVGYCGAKVDEEKIDIDIAGLAACRGGVQADTPSDDLRQAVQVPAFQVDINLNRGEFSHTVYTTDLSPEYVDFNRSEYAYWNQAKADGLTC from the coding sequence ATGAATGATTCATCCTATATTCCGGTTGACGGGGGCGTTTGCGCGCCCCAGGGCTTTTTGGGGAGCGCCGTAAGCTGCGGCATCAAGAAGCCTACGGCCACGCGTCTGGACCTGGCCCTGATTTATTCCACGGAACCCTGCGTTTCCGCAGGAACGTTTACGACCAACCGCGTGCAGGCCGCCTGCGTGAAGGTGAGCCGGGAGCATCTCCGGAAAGGAAATATCCGCGCCATCGTGGCGAACAGCGGGAACGCGAACGCCTGCACCGGAACCCGGGGGGTGGAGGACGCCAGGGGTGAATGCCGCAGCGTTGCTGAGCTTCTGGGGCTGGAGCCTGCAGAAGTGGCCGTATGTTCCACCGGCGTGATTGGCCTGCCAATGCCTATGATGCGCATTTACCCGAAGTTTCCGGAATTGGCGGAGGGGCTTTCCCGCGACAAGGGGCATGAGGTGGCTCAGGCCGTGATGACCAGTGATACGAAGGAGAAAATTATTGCCATTGAGTTTGTAGTGCAGGGCAAACCCGTGCGCATCGGCGCCTGCTGCAAGGGGGCGGGCATGATCAATCCCTGCATGGCGACCATGCTGTGCTTTATCACGACGGATGCGGGCGTTTCCCGCGATGTGCTGGAGCTGTGCGTGCAGTCCGGAGTGAAGAGTTCTTTTAACTGCATCACCATTGACGGAGACATGAGCACGAATGACACGGTTCTGGTGATGGCGAATGGGGCATCCGGCGTGAAGCTGGAAACTCCGGAAGATATTTACGCATTCCAGCAGGCTTTGGCCCATGTGATGCTGGAACTGGCCAAGCACATCGTGCAGGACGGAGAGCGGGTGACCAAGTTCGTCACCGTGCATGTGACGGGAGGCCGCACGGAGGATGAAGCGAAAAAAGCGGCGGAAGCCGTAGCCAAGTCTTCCCTGGTAAAGAGTTCCTGGAACGGGAATGATCCCAACTGGGGGCGCATTATTCATGCCGTGGGCTACTGCGGAGCAAAAGTGGACGAAGAGAAGATAGACATTGACATCGCTGGTCTGGCCGCCTGCCGCGGCGGCGTGCAGGCGGATACTCCGTCCGACGATTTGCGGCAAGCCGTGCAGGTTCCCGCGTTCCAGGTGGATATCAATTTGAATCGGGGCGAGTTTTCCCATACGGTGTATACCACGGATTTGTCTCCGGAATATGTGGATTTCAACCGTTCCGAGTATGCATACTGGAACCAGGCGAAAGCGGACGGCCTGACCTGTTAA
- a CDS encoding YkgJ family cysteine cluster protein produces the protein MARGKCRQGKAGGMAPAAGMLMEVRRLLDEGAFRASRAQRFCTGAADCCRFRLTGETPHVTLGEAWVAWKAWRASGRTRLELPPDGSCPFLSGQGRCMIYEGRPLACRTHFCVPAGGALPRREVIDLIHALEDIDAALGGDGAARLPEAVERLSRKGPADGRKRRR, from the coding sequence ATGGCGCGTGGCAAATGCCGCCAGGGAAAGGCGGGGGGAATGGCCCCCGCCGCCGGGATGCTGATGGAGGTGCGGCGCCTTCTGGATGAAGGCGCCTTCCGCGCTTCCCGTGCCCAACGTTTCTGTACCGGTGCGGCGGATTGCTGCCGGTTCCGCCTGACCGGGGAGACGCCGCATGTAACGCTGGGGGAGGCATGGGTGGCCTGGAAGGCGTGGCGTGCTTCCGGACGCACCCGGTTGGAGCTGCCTCCGGACGGGAGCTGCCCTTTCTTGAGCGGTCAGGGAAGATGCATGATTTATGAAGGCAGGCCGTTGGCGTGCCGCACTCATTTCTGCGTACCGGCCGGGGGCGCCTTGCCCCGCCGGGAGGTTATTGACCTGATCCATGCGCTGGAAGATATTGACGCAGCGCTGGGCGGCGATGGCGCAGCCCGGCTGCCGGAGGCCGTGGAACGGCTGTCCCGAAAAGGCCCGGCGGATGGAAGGAAGAGGCGGCGATGA
- a CDS encoding SEL1-like repeat protein produces MNDASHNHGEQENTVSTYSVDVETLQQIALKGDAQALFQLAINYEQGRGVAENQQEAFYCYQQAAELGHVTAQLNLGWAYSNGIGAPQDNDKAFYWYRKAAEQGHPTAQFDLGFCYVNGLGVEKDEHQAIGWYKKAAEQGHAVAQLNLGWIYANSPSRKNWEQAVYWYKQAAEQGDPRAQYNLAWCYGNGSGTPKNPRKAAYWYEEAAMQNHATAQYNLGWCYENGFGVEPDLDKALVWYHKSALQGQITAQYTLGWCYGNGRGMEVDMAKAVHWYTKAAEQGHTTAQLNLGWCHLNGKGTPVNREKALKWYLKAAEQGNATAMFNVGNCYAHGYGIEQDDKQAEEWYQKAVRHGNKKAASALRHLASKQEKEKQTDSEA; encoded by the coding sequence ATGAATGACGCTTCCCACAACCACGGCGAGCAGGAAAACACCGTCTCCACCTATTCCGTCGACGTAGAAACCCTTCAGCAAATAGCTCTGAAAGGAGACGCCCAGGCGCTGTTCCAGCTGGCAATCAACTACGAACAGGGACGCGGGGTGGCGGAAAACCAGCAGGAAGCCTTCTACTGCTACCAGCAGGCGGCGGAACTGGGCCACGTTACAGCCCAGCTCAACCTGGGATGGGCTTATTCCAACGGCATCGGCGCCCCTCAGGACAACGACAAGGCCTTTTACTGGTACCGGAAAGCCGCCGAACAGGGGCACCCCACCGCGCAATTTGACCTTGGGTTCTGCTATGTCAATGGCCTGGGAGTGGAAAAAGACGAACACCAGGCCATCGGCTGGTACAAAAAAGCGGCGGAACAGGGCCACGCGGTAGCCCAGCTCAACCTCGGCTGGATTTATGCCAACAGCCCCAGCCGGAAAAACTGGGAACAGGCCGTATACTGGTACAAGCAGGCTGCAGAACAGGGAGACCCCCGCGCCCAGTATAACCTGGCCTGGTGCTATGGCAACGGAAGCGGAACCCCCAAAAACCCGCGGAAAGCCGCTTACTGGTACGAAGAAGCCGCCATGCAGAACCACGCTACGGCCCAGTACAATCTGGGATGGTGCTATGAAAACGGTTTCGGCGTGGAGCCGGATCTGGACAAAGCGCTGGTATGGTATCACAAATCAGCCCTTCAGGGCCAGATTACGGCCCAATACACGCTGGGATGGTGCTACGGCAACGGCCGGGGCATGGAAGTGGACATGGCCAAAGCCGTCCACTGGTACACCAAAGCCGCAGAACAGGGGCATACAACAGCCCAGCTCAACCTGGGGTGGTGCCATCTGAACGGAAAAGGAACGCCCGTCAACCGGGAAAAAGCCCTGAAATGGTACCTTAAGGCGGCGGAACAGGGCAACGCCACAGCCATGTTCAATGTGGGCAACTGCTACGCCCACGGCTACGGCATTGAGCAGGACGATAAACAGGCGGAAGAATGGTATCAGAAAGCCGTCCGGCACGGCAACAAAAAGGCCGCCAGCGCCCTGCGCCATCTGGCCTCCAAACAGGAAAAAGAGAAACAAACGGACTCGGAGGCCTGA
- a CDS encoding IdeS/Mac family cysteine endopeptidase (This family includes IgM or IgG-cleaving cysteine proteases.), with protein sequence MTLRSLSPALAALLLPGALHAAPVFLENVSESGGWYDCNKKTKWTWGTKPHPTNPLNPPVSARPNEWLYLPYDQNICWAAAASNVLQWWQDTRSDLKSATPNGKSATYDVMPQVAQLAIYQTISTNWTNSGGSVEQAYNWWINGGMLDTTAYPSLSTTTASGGYWKELGLTVPQSSSGGAVDNPLFSAYSFWDGDTRSGVYQKLTNSINNNWGTTLTVGEEGRGHAITMWGYDTDEDDNLVIYLTDSDDYAVGMFRQKVVVNDYTDENGLSHCDIYLTSMDGENDVYSYNYEEAGLTGIRLGEIQSFTAPLGDLRIPEPGAGILFLGGSFLALSRRRRAGR encoded by the coding sequence ATGACTCTCCGCTCCCTCTCTCCGGCTCTGGCGGCACTGCTCCTTCCCGGAGCGCTTCATGCCGCGCCCGTATTCCTTGAAAACGTCTCCGAATCCGGCGGATGGTATGATTGCAATAAAAAAACCAAATGGACATGGGGGACCAAGCCCCATCCTACCAATCCGCTAAATCCTCCGGTTTCCGCACGGCCCAATGAATGGCTGTACCTTCCCTATGATCAGAATATCTGCTGGGCGGCGGCGGCCTCCAACGTTCTCCAATGGTGGCAGGATACCAGAAGCGACCTGAAATCCGCCACGCCCAACGGGAAATCCGCCACTTACGATGTCATGCCGCAGGTCGCCCAGCTGGCTATTTACCAGACCATCTCCACGAACTGGACAAACAGCGGAGGCTCCGTGGAACAAGCCTACAACTGGTGGATCAACGGCGGAATGCTGGATACCACCGCCTATCCGAGCCTTTCTACGACGACGGCTTCCGGAGGATACTGGAAAGAGCTGGGACTGACAGTCCCGCAGTCCTCAAGCGGAGGAGCTGTTGACAACCCCTTATTTTCCGCATACAGCTTCTGGGACGGAGACACCAGAAGCGGCGTTTACCAGAAGCTGACAAACAGCATCAACAACAACTGGGGAACCACTCTGACCGTCGGGGAAGAAGGGAGAGGCCACGCCATCACCATGTGGGGCTACGACACGGACGAAGACGACAATCTGGTTATCTACCTGACGGACTCGGACGACTATGCGGTGGGAATGTTCCGCCAGAAAGTAGTCGTGAACGACTATACGGATGAAAACGGCCTTTCCCACTGCGACATTTATCTGACCAGCATGGATGGAGAAAACGACGTGTACAGTTATAATTACGAAGAAGCGGGACTGACGGGCATCCGCCTAGGGGAAATACAGAGCTTCACCGCTCCGCTGGGGGATCTGAGAATCCCGGAACCCGGCGCCGGAATCCTCTTCCTTGGCGGTTCATTCCTCGCCCTGTCCCGCCGCAGGCGCGCTGGACGGTAA